The Spirosoma radiotolerans genome has a window encoding:
- a CDS encoding DUF3276 family protein: protein MDEKDREKIYSKRVRAGKRTYFFDVKSTRTNDYYLTITESRRHPQGEGFVYEKHKMFLYKEDFDKFVEALQETVDHVKTELMPDVDFSQFVQRERDEQDDFASELKWE from the coding sequence GTGGACGAAAAAGACCGGGAGAAAATTTATTCAAAGCGGGTTCGGGCGGGTAAACGAACGTATTTTTTTGACGTTAAGTCAACCCGCACCAACGACTATTATTTGACTATTACCGAAAGCCGCCGACACCCACAGGGCGAAGGATTTGTGTACGAAAAACATAAGATGTTTCTCTACAAAGAAGATTTCGATAAGTTCGTTGAAGCCCTGCAGGAAACAGTCGACCACGTCAAAACCGAACTTATGCCCGACGTTGACTTTTCACAATTCGTTCAGCGCGAACGGGACGAACAGGATGATTTCGCCAGCGAATTGAAGTGGGAATAA
- a CDS encoding glycosyltransferase family 4 protein, with protein MRVTHLSNYHLFGGAAVAANRLHRALQKQVWTTHSIESTMLVGVPNRLEKHRPAPGVLYLANNFLAEQTAFGRFVAERLYFLPHERDPSVRFQFSPAKFGANLNFHPAIQQADVLHLHWINFGFLSIEGLRSLFALQKPIVWTLHDQWAFTGGCHYSRGCDHFLSHCRNCPYLKKPDEHDLSDKIFEQKKALFQNAHVHFTPPSHWLASEAQRSALLRTFPFTVIPYAIDQMAFRPMERTEANAQLNLPDTDQLTAVRPARLLFGSANVTDVRKGFRQFAEALALLNQQYPELAPEIILFGKGRSYLFNELPYTIRHLGLLTAEDDIVAAYNAADAMVVPSLEDNLPNTVIEALACGTPVVGFRTGGIPEMIDHGQNGYLADVGSAQQLADGLAFILTHPSPQELRQNARQSAEARFSEDVVARQHIDLYDKLMSERMNE; from the coding sequence GTGAGAGTTACGCACCTAAGCAACTACCACTTATTTGGCGGGGCGGCTGTGGCGGCTAACCGGCTCCACCGAGCCTTGCAAAAACAGGTATGGACAACGCACAGCATCGAGAGTACGATGCTCGTGGGCGTTCCCAATCGACTCGAGAAACATCGACCAGCGCCGGGCGTGCTTTATCTGGCTAATAATTTTCTGGCCGAACAAACGGCCTTTGGACGATTCGTGGCCGAACGATTGTATTTCCTGCCTCACGAACGTGACCCTTCGGTACGATTTCAATTTTCGCCCGCTAAGTTTGGCGCTAATCTCAATTTTCATCCGGCCATTCAACAAGCCGATGTGTTGCATCTGCATTGGATCAATTTCGGCTTTTTGTCGATAGAAGGGTTGCGGTCGCTGTTTGCCTTACAAAAACCCATTGTCTGGACATTACACGACCAGTGGGCCTTTACGGGTGGATGCCATTACTCGCGCGGCTGCGATCACTTCCTGAGTCATTGCCGCAACTGCCCTTATCTGAAAAAGCCCGATGAGCATGATTTATCAGACAAAATTTTTGAGCAGAAAAAGGCACTTTTCCAGAACGCCCATGTGCATTTTACCCCGCCCAGCCATTGGTTAGCCAGCGAAGCACAGCGCAGTGCGTTGCTCCGTACGTTTCCGTTCACGGTCATTCCTTACGCTATCGACCAAATGGCGTTTCGGCCTATGGAGCGCACGGAGGCTAATGCTCAGCTTAACCTGCCGGACACAGATCAACTGACAGCCGTTCGCCCAGCCCGGCTTTTATTCGGCAGTGCTAACGTAACCGATGTTCGTAAAGGCTTCAGGCAATTTGCCGAAGCGCTGGCACTACTCAACCAGCAATACCCGGAGTTGGCCCCAGAAATAATACTGTTTGGCAAGGGCCGTTCTTATTTGTTCAATGAGTTGCCCTATACCATTCGGCACCTTGGCCTGTTAACTGCAGAAGACGATATTGTGGCGGCTTACAACGCAGCCGATGCCATGGTTGTCCCTTCGCTGGAAGACAACCTTCCCAATACGGTCATCGAAGCGCTGGCCTGTGGTACGCCGGTGGTTGGTTTTCGTACGGGTGGCATTCCCGAAATGATCGACCACGGGCAAAATGGCTATCTGGCCGATGTGGGGTCGGCGCAACAGCTGGCTGACGGACTGGCGTTCATTCTAACCCACCCTAGTCCCCAGGAATTGCGTCAAAACGCCCGTCAATCAGCCGAAGCTCGTTTTTCAGAAGACGTCGTCGCCCGGCAACATATAGATTTGTACGATAAATTAATGAGTGAAAGAATGAATGAGTGA
- a CDS encoding FkbM family methyltransferase, whose translation MWIFRFLFTETARLLRSAEGRRLLVLALRYGSKPRNQATDVTFGKYRFRVPDALSFVWQFREIFVDEFYRFYTTSPAPVIFDCGTNIGTSVVYFHQAYPNARIVAFEADEQISAILQDNLRKNQISGVDVVTKAVWTNDEGIWFGSDQADSASIFSQTDRKLVPSVRLRDVLLRETRIDMLKMDIEGAETAVLTDCRDALAHVQNLFVEFHAYLDHPQTLAEVVQVLEASGFRYYINTSQYRHAPLVNHRYKGNDSMDLQLNIFAYRK comes from the coding sequence ATGTGGATCTTTCGCTTTTTATTTACGGAAACAGCCCGGCTCCTGCGCTCAGCGGAAGGCCGCCGGTTGCTGGTTTTAGCCTTGCGCTACGGCAGTAAGCCGCGCAATCAGGCTACGGATGTTACGTTCGGAAAATACCGGTTTCGGGTACCGGATGCGCTGTCGTTTGTCTGGCAGTTCCGGGAAATTTTTGTGGATGAGTTCTACCGGTTCTACACCACCAGCCCCGCTCCCGTCATTTTCGATTGTGGTACGAACATCGGCACGAGCGTCGTGTACTTTCATCAGGCCTACCCCAACGCCCGAATTGTGGCTTTCGAAGCCGATGAGCAAATCAGTGCCATTTTGCAGGATAACCTTCGGAAAAATCAGATTTCGGGTGTCGACGTCGTGACCAAAGCCGTCTGGACAAATGACGAAGGCATCTGGTTTGGCAGTGACCAGGCCGACTCTGCGTCGATTTTCTCGCAAACCGACCGTAAGTTGGTTCCCTCTGTCCGGCTGCGGGATGTTTTACTGCGCGAAACCCGAATCGATATGCTCAAGATGGACATCGAAGGGGCCGAAACAGCGGTGCTCACCGATTGTCGGGATGCGCTGGCCCATGTTCAGAACCTTTTCGTTGAATTCCATGCCTACCTCGACCATCCGCAAACGCTGGCTGAGGTTGTTCAGGTGCTGGAAGCCAGTGGTTTCCGGTATTACATCAACACTAGTCAGTACCGCCATGCACCCCTGGTCAACCATCGTTACAAAGGCAACGACAGCATGGATTTACAATTGAATATCTTTGCGTACAGAAAATAG
- a CDS encoding YdcF family protein: MFYFFSKTITYLLTPAGWLITTLLLAFFTKKVHYRRRLIGLGLAIFWVFGNSFLMNELALWWEYPIQPNLAASTDSSNRIAVVLTGSLINSLKEVPASVPTKYGPSRFLLGREIDRAGQALFLYKTGVVQKILISGGNGDLPIQAKRASDEGEMTAQFLIVAGVNPNDIVLERKSLNTHENAQFTAQLLRQRFKTNQCVLVTSAWHMRRAVGCFQKEGIQVTPFAGSFLSRERSFLPGEWLLPHESAFFDSYYLIRELVGYLTYKLAGYI, translated from the coding sequence ATGTTTTATTTCTTTTCTAAAACGATTACGTATCTGCTCACGCCCGCTGGGTGGCTCATAACCACCTTGTTACTGGCTTTCTTTACGAAAAAAGTGCATTATCGACGCCGACTGATTGGCCTAGGACTAGCGATCTTCTGGGTATTCGGCAATTCGTTTTTGATGAATGAACTGGCGTTGTGGTGGGAATATCCGATTCAACCGAATCTGGCTGCGTCAACTGATTCCTCGAATCGAATTGCCGTTGTCCTGACGGGTAGCCTGATAAACAGCCTGAAAGAGGTGCCGGCATCCGTACCCACGAAATACGGCCCGTCTCGGTTTTTACTGGGTCGGGAAATCGACCGCGCTGGTCAGGCCCTGTTTCTGTATAAAACAGGGGTCGTGCAAAAAATCTTAATTAGTGGGGGCAACGGCGATTTGCCCATACAGGCTAAACGAGCGAGTGATGAAGGAGAAATGACAGCTCAATTTCTGATAGTGGCGGGCGTTAATCCAAACGACATTGTTCTGGAGCGTAAGTCGCTAAATACGCATGAGAATGCGCAGTTTACGGCTCAATTGCTTCGACAGCGTTTTAAAACCAATCAGTGCGTGTTGGTCACCTCGGCCTGGCACATGCGTCGGGCAGTAGGCTGCTTTCAGAAAGAGGGCATTCAGGTGACGCCTTTTGCGGGTAGTTTTTTAAGTCGGGAACGGTCATTTCTGCCGGGTGAATGGCTGCTGCCGCACGAATCCGCCTTTTTCGACTCGTATTACCTGATTCGGGAGTTGGTAGGTTACCTGACGTATAAACTGGCAGGCTATATCTAG
- the ychF gene encoding redox-regulated ATPase YchF, whose product MGLQCGIVGLPNVGKSTLFNAISSGKAEAANYPFCTIEPNVGVVTVPDERLDTLEGLVKPQRVVPTIIEFVDIAGLVKGASQGAGLGNKFLANIREVDAIVHVVRCFEDDNIVHVEGKVDPVSDKEIIDAELQLKDLDSVDKKIQRIDKAARVGDAKAKAELEILKLYKTALEAGKSARTVQISPEEAEAAIGDISLMTVKPVIYVANVDEGSLPNGNKYSDALREAVKDEGAEVIVISAGIEAQIAEMEDPEERELFLGEYGLTESGLSKLIKASYKLLGLITYFTAGVKEVRAWTIHRGWKAPQAAGVIHSDFERKFIRAQVMKLPDFAQFKTEAGVREAGKLAVEGKEYVVQDGDIMEFLHSA is encoded by the coding sequence ATGGGACTTCAATGTGGAATCGTGGGTTTGCCTAATGTAGGGAAATCAACGCTGTTTAATGCAATTTCGAGCGGGAAGGCCGAAGCTGCCAATTACCCGTTCTGTACTATAGAACCCAACGTGGGCGTCGTGACGGTACCCGATGAACGCCTGGATACCCTCGAAGGGCTAGTAAAACCCCAGCGCGTCGTGCCAACCATTATTGAGTTTGTTGACATTGCCGGGTTGGTGAAAGGAGCCAGCCAGGGCGCCGGGCTGGGCAATAAGTTTTTGGCCAATATCCGCGAAGTCGATGCCATCGTGCACGTTGTCCGGTGTTTTGAGGATGACAATATCGTACACGTCGAAGGAAAAGTTGACCCTGTGTCCGATAAGGAAATCATTGACGCCGAGCTGCAATTGAAAGATTTGGATTCGGTCGACAAAAAGATTCAACGCATCGACAAAGCTGCTCGTGTGGGCGACGCCAAGGCAAAAGCCGAACTGGAAATCCTGAAACTTTACAAAACGGCTCTCGAAGCGGGTAAAAGTGCCCGTACGGTTCAGATTTCGCCCGAAGAAGCCGAAGCCGCTATTGGCGATATCTCGTTGATGACGGTAAAACCCGTTATTTATGTAGCCAACGTTGATGAAGGATCGCTGCCCAATGGAAATAAGTATTCCGATGCGCTTCGGGAAGCCGTCAAAGATGAAGGCGCTGAAGTTATCGTGATCAGCGCGGGCATTGAAGCGCAGATTGCCGAAATGGAAGATCCGGAAGAGCGTGAGCTTTTCCTGGGTGAATATGGCCTGACCGAATCCGGCTTGAGTAAGTTGATCAAAGCTTCGTATAAATTGCTGGGCTTGATCACCTACTTTACGGCGGGGGTCAAAGAAGTTCGCGCCTGGACAATTCACCGGGGCTGGAAAGCCCCGCAGGCAGCTGGCGTTATCCACTCCGATTTTGAACGGAAATTCATTCGGGCACAGGTTATGAAACTGCCCGACTTCGCGCAGTTCAAAACCGAAGCGGGTGTTCGTGAGGCTGGTAAGTTAGCCGTAGAAGGCAAAGAATATGTGGTGCAGGACGGCGACATTATGGAATTCCTGCATAGCGCCTAA
- a CDS encoding septal ring lytic transglycosylase RlpA family protein, producing the protein MSLIMSLMLFFSNINPAEALPSLIQKGKASFYSKKFNGRKTAYGERVSSESLEGAHLHLPLNTLVEVTNLDNQRSVIVRINDRGPFAKGRVIDLTLAAAHALGMVSKGIANVSLRVVGKGQAIAMSPSAFTTPIAFQPMLEPVM; encoded by the coding sequence ATGAGTTTAATCATGTCCCTTATGTTGTTCTTTAGCAACATAAACCCGGCGGAGGCTCTCCCGAGCCTCATACAGAAAGGCAAAGCGTCTTTTTATTCCAAGAAGTTCAATGGTCGCAAGACCGCATATGGCGAGCGCGTTAGCTCAGAATCCCTTGAAGGGGCCCACCTTCACCTGCCCCTGAACACGTTGGTAGAGGTTACGAACCTCGACAACCAACGATCCGTAATTGTACGAATCAATGATCGGGGGCCTTTTGCCAAAGGCCGGGTCATCGATCTTACCCTTGCCGCAGCGCATGCACTTGGCATGGTTTCTAAAGGAATCGCTAATGTATCGCTCCGAGTTGTTGGCAAAGGCCAGGCTATTGCTATGTCACCCTCTGCTTTTACAACACCGATTGCGTTTCAGCCAATGCTGGAGCCCGTTATGTAA
- a CDS encoding TlpA family protein disulfide reductase, with the protein MKKLLLATLFGFALLPQAWAQATSSTTSEGFKITGRIKGLKDTTCVLAHYFGSAQYITKDTARVDGAGNMVFEGKKTLPQGLFLVVMPKKGYIEFLMTDDQEFSFETDTAEVIKNMKITGSKENEAFYGYQQQLGKLSEEAQALTMQKKVRNDAASVAMVNKQLSDLQKQATEYRTKFLQDNPGTFAVKLLKATAEPDVPPAPKAANGRPDSIWVFNYFKQHFWDDFDFSDERFVRTPILQRKIERYIKELTVQVPDSLIKEADFLVNKAVAGKNKEIKYYTIYYITSQYEQPKVMGTDGLFVHMFEKYYKTGVMTVSDSSTLKSIGERVATMKPNLIGKTLVSPVISDTLRRPIAFQAIKADYTVVFFYSPTCGHCRESAPKLKKFVDDYKGKGVEVVAIAIDQNPEEWKKFIKEFKLGNAINGYDYSFRTDYRHQYDVWTTPTVYVLDKDKKIIARKLPAEQIEDFMLFHKRQQATKKPVTASVKGSVKK; encoded by the coding sequence ATGAAAAAACTCCTTCTAGCCACCCTGTTTGGGTTCGCGTTACTGCCTCAAGCCTGGGCGCAAGCCACTTCGTCAACGACCAGCGAAGGCTTTAAAATTACCGGTCGCATAAAGGGCCTTAAGGATACAACCTGTGTGTTAGCCCATTACTTTGGATCAGCCCAATACATTACCAAAGACACGGCTCGGGTAGATGGCGCCGGAAACATGGTTTTTGAAGGTAAGAAAACCTTACCCCAAGGCCTCTTCCTTGTCGTAATGCCCAAGAAAGGATACATCGAATTTTTGATGACCGACGATCAGGAGTTTTCCTTTGAAACGGATACGGCCGAGGTAATCAAAAATATGAAAATAACAGGGTCTAAGGAAAACGAGGCATTCTACGGCTATCAGCAGCAGCTCGGTAAACTATCAGAGGAAGCTCAGGCGCTGACCATGCAGAAAAAAGTACGCAATGACGCTGCCTCAGTGGCCATGGTGAATAAGCAATTGAGTGATCTCCAAAAGCAGGCAACTGAGTATCGCACGAAGTTTCTGCAGGATAATCCAGGTACGTTTGCGGTCAAACTGCTCAAAGCAACGGCCGAACCCGATGTACCACCCGCGCCCAAAGCCGCAAACGGTCGGCCCGATTCGATCTGGGTATTCAATTATTTTAAGCAACATTTTTGGGATGATTTCGACTTTTCTGACGAACGATTTGTCAGAACGCCCATCCTGCAACGCAAGATCGAACGGTATATCAAAGAGCTAACCGTGCAGGTACCCGATTCGCTCATTAAAGAAGCAGACTTTTTAGTTAATAAAGCCGTAGCGGGGAAAAACAAGGAAATCAAATACTACACGATTTATTACATTACCAGTCAGTATGAGCAACCTAAAGTGATGGGTACCGACGGCCTGTTTGTGCACATGTTCGAGAAGTACTACAAGACGGGCGTCATGACGGTTTCGGATTCGTCGACCCTGAAAAGTATTGGTGAGCGGGTTGCCACAATGAAACCTAACTTGATTGGAAAGACCCTGGTTTCGCCTGTCATTAGTGACACGCTGCGTCGGCCAATTGCTTTCCAGGCTATCAAAGCGGACTATACGGTTGTCTTTTTTTACTCTCCTACCTGCGGGCACTGCCGCGAGAGCGCACCCAAGCTCAAGAAATTTGTGGACGACTATAAAGGCAAAGGCGTTGAAGTCGTAGCCATTGCCATCGACCAGAATCCGGAAGAGTGGAAGAAATTCATTAAGGAATTTAAACTCGGTAATGCCATCAATGGCTACGATTATTCATTCCGCACCGACTACCGCCATCAATACGATGTCTGGACGACGCCAACGGTATATGTGCTCGATAAGGACAAGAAAATCATTGCCCGTAAACTACCGGCCGAGCAAATTGAAGATTTTATGCTGTTCCATAAACGGCAGCAGGCAACAAAAAAGCCGGTCACGGCCTCAGTTAAAGGAAGTGTGAAAAAGTAA
- a CDS encoding type IX secretion system plug protein: protein MVLFCLMLALPLQAQQLQTIDHIYDPKIETVLLFPQVSANQLDPALTLNPPVISLDEAVSLQLEFDDLTANYRSFRARLVHCNADWQRSILNDIEFTYEYNDNPITDYQISINTKIPYYHYRFTLPRVKLPGNYVLVVYDERNRNNILFTRRFCTYQNRVTVAADVRFSTNPARQFSDQQLDMTLNYKGYQVISPQDDFKVVIRQNYRDDREIRGLRPTNVLAFEQVLEYRLIDQSNTMPGGNEFRFFDTRTVLSRANYIDRIDRPADRNIAYVQVDQPRNRGVYIQSDDFNGQFVIDHRETGNGATNADYIETVFTLKTPEISGFDVYVNGAFNFWQLTDRNRMAYDPLLGAYRATMMLKQGVYNYDYIVATTGPQPKVDENFIEGSFSSTENDYEVFVYHRPPASRADQLIAYRRVGVNKRK from the coding sequence ATGGTTTTGTTCTGCCTGATGCTGGCCTTGCCTTTACAGGCGCAGCAACTTCAAACCATCGACCATATCTATGACCCTAAGATTGAGACCGTGCTCCTGTTTCCGCAGGTCAGCGCCAACCAGCTGGATCCCGCTTTGACGCTCAATCCGCCGGTCATTTCGCTCGATGAGGCCGTTTCTCTGCAACTTGAATTCGATGACCTGACGGCCAACTACCGTTCATTTCGGGCTCGTCTGGTTCATTGTAACGCCGATTGGCAGCGGTCGATTCTGAACGATATTGAGTTTACCTACGAATACAACGATAACCCGATCACCGATTACCAGATTTCGATCAACACCAAAATTCCGTATTATCACTATCGGTTTACCCTGCCGCGGGTGAAGCTGCCTGGTAATTATGTGCTGGTCGTCTATGATGAGCGTAACCGAAACAATATCCTGTTTACACGCCGGTTTTGTACCTACCAGAACCGGGTAACGGTAGCGGCCGATGTTCGTTTTTCGACCAATCCGGCCCGTCAGTTCAGCGATCAGCAACTCGATATGACCCTAAATTATAAGGGGTATCAGGTTATCTCACCCCAGGACGACTTTAAAGTGGTTATCCGTCAGAACTACCGCGACGACCGGGAGATTCGGGGACTCCGGCCAACCAATGTGCTGGCATTTGAACAGGTTCTGGAATACCGATTGATCGATCAAAGTAATACCATGCCGGGTGGCAACGAGTTTCGGTTTTTCGACACCCGAACTGTCCTTTCCCGTGCCAATTACATTGACCGCATCGACCGTCCCGCCGACCGGAATATTGCTTATGTGCAGGTCGACCAGCCGCGCAATCGGGGTGTTTATATTCAAAGTGACGACTTCAACGGCCAGTTCGTGATTGATCATCGGGAAACAGGCAATGGTGCCACAAATGCCGATTACATTGAAACGGTTTTTACGCTCAAAACGCCGGAAATCTCAGGGTTCGATGTGTATGTCAATGGAGCATTCAACTTCTGGCAACTCACAGATCGCAACCGCATGGCGTATGACCCGTTGTTGGGTGCTTACCGCGCTACGATGATGTTAAAGCAAGGTGTTTACAATTACGATTACATTGTTGCCACAACCGGGCCGCAACCAAAAGTGGATGAGAACTTCATTGAAGGAAGCTTCTCATCCACCGAAAATGATTACGAAGTATTTGTTTATCATCGCCCGCCCGCTTCCCGCGCCGATCAACTGATTGCTTATCGTCGTGTGGGCGTGAACAAACGAAAATAA
- a CDS encoding glycosyltransferase family 2 protein: MSPTISIITITYNAERFLERTIRSVVDQQATDIEYIVIDGASTDGTLSIIKQYQTSITRWLSEPDQGLYDAMNKGLHQATGQYVWFMNAGDEIHDPDVVSKLLARIKATEADVYYSDALFVRDVVDQVAVHTVPVGLRSQVTPHVLPKNLTWRDMALGMKVCHQAFVVKRDLAPDYLLTNLSADLDWEIRCLKKAQKIEFLPFVLCRYLVGGVSVQQHRRSLTDRFKVLVQHFGLLTTLRNHMMILWRAGRFKVNI; encoded by the coding sequence ATGTCGCCAACCATCTCCATCATCACCATTACCTACAATGCCGAGCGGTTTCTGGAGCGCACGATCAGGAGTGTCGTCGACCAGCAGGCAACGGATATTGAGTATATTGTAATTGATGGAGCCTCTACGGATGGCACGCTAAGCATTATTAAGCAATATCAAACCAGCATTACCCGCTGGCTTTCTGAGCCTGATCAGGGTTTGTATGATGCGATGAACAAAGGGCTCCATCAGGCCACAGGGCAGTATGTCTGGTTTATGAATGCAGGCGATGAAATCCACGACCCGGATGTAGTGTCGAAACTACTGGCGCGGATCAAGGCGACTGAGGCCGATGTGTATTATAGCGATGCGCTTTTTGTTCGGGACGTGGTCGATCAGGTCGCTGTTCATACGGTTCCAGTAGGTTTGCGCAGCCAAGTGACTCCCCATGTTTTGCCCAAAAACCTGACCTGGCGCGATATGGCACTCGGTATGAAAGTATGCCATCAGGCCTTTGTTGTTAAACGGGATCTTGCCCCCGACTATCTGCTTACGAACCTGAGCGCCGATTTAGACTGGGAAATCCGTTGTCTGAAAAAGGCCCAAAAAATAGAGTTTTTGCCTTTTGTCTTATGTAGGTACTTAGTTGGCGGGGTTTCCGTGCAGCAGCACCGCCGGTCGCTCACGGATCGATTCAAGGTCCTTGTCCAGCATTTTGGCCTCCTGACAACGCTACGCAATCACATGATGATTCTGTGGCGGGCAGGACGATTTAAAGTCAATATATAA
- the pfkA gene encoding 6-phosphofructokinase, translating into MKRVAVFTSGGDAPGMNACIRAVVRGAVYHGLEVFGIRRGYSGMINGDIFQMSSHSVSNIVQRGGTILKSARSKEFMTPEGRAKAYDQLKKFDIEGLVAIGGNGTFTGATLFFDEYGIPTVGAPGTIDNDLYGTDHTIGFDTAVNTALEAIDKIRDTADSHDRIFFIEVMGRDSGYIAIQSGIAGGAEMVMVPEVLTPISEVIETLKSGWSRQKSSSIVVIAEGEEAGNATEIAEKIRAQIQSDIDMRVTTLGHIQRGGIPTAYDRILASRLGLGALEGLMNGEQNVMAGIINNELVYTPFRDTIRLPKPISEDLLRMVKILSV; encoded by the coding sequence ATGAAACGAGTAGCTGTTTTTACCTCGGGTGGGGATGCACCGGGTATGAACGCCTGTATCCGGGCTGTGGTTCGGGGGGCGGTCTATCACGGGCTGGAAGTTTTCGGTATCCGCCGGGGGTACAGCGGAATGATAAATGGCGACATTTTTCAGATGTCTTCGCACTCGGTCAGTAACATCGTGCAACGCGGAGGTACCATTCTGAAATCGGCCCGCAGCAAAGAATTCATGACCCCCGAAGGTCGTGCCAAAGCATACGATCAACTTAAGAAATTTGACATTGAAGGCTTAGTGGCCATTGGCGGCAATGGTACGTTTACGGGCGCTACTCTCTTTTTCGATGAATACGGTATTCCAACCGTTGGTGCGCCCGGCACCATTGATAATGACCTCTACGGAACTGACCACACGATTGGCTTCGATACAGCCGTTAACACGGCGCTTGAAGCTATTGATAAAATTCGGGATACTGCCGACTCCCACGACCGGATTTTCTTCATTGAAGTAATGGGTCGCGATTCTGGCTACATCGCTATTCAGTCGGGCATTGCTGGTGGTGCCGAAATGGTGATGGTACCTGAAGTTCTTACGCCCATCTCGGAGGTCATTGAAACGCTGAAATCGGGATGGAGTCGCCAGAAATCCTCCTCTATTGTGGTCATTGCAGAAGGTGAAGAAGCAGGAAACGCTACAGAGATTGCCGAAAAAATACGTGCGCAAATTCAGTCTGATATCGATATGCGGGTAACAACCCTGGGGCACATTCAGCGGGGCGGCATACCCACTGCTTACGACCGGATTCTGGCCAGTCGGCTGGGGCTCGGTGCACTGGAAGGCTTGATGAATGGTGAACAAAACGTAATGGCAGGTATTATCAACAACGAATTGGTCTATACGCCGTTCCGCGATACCATTCGGCTTCCCAAACCAATCAGTGAAGATTTACTCAGAATGGTAAAGATTCTGTCCGTTTAA
- a CDS encoding DUF58 domain-containing protein has product MKQPLNLGQVRSFGNVEFLARQLVEGFITGLHKSPFHGFSVEFAEHRLYNTGETTRHIDWKVFGKTEKLFVKRYEEETNLRCHLLIDTSSSMYYPEANYGKMTFSVMASACLAYMLQRQKDAVSLTTFADQIDLQTQVKSTPSHVHKLFTQLDLLMQQPKPLRKTSAADVIHQVAEKINKRSLVVIFSDMFDNSEKADALFSALQHLRHNLHEVLLFHVTDKRTEEDFAFDERPYEFIDLETGEKVKLQPGQVRETYQQAVKTYFQELKMRCGQYKIDFIEADIAQGFDQILQAYLVKRTKMR; this is encoded by the coding sequence ATGAAACAACCCCTTAATCTTGGCCAGGTACGTTCGTTCGGAAACGTCGAATTTTTGGCCCGTCAGCTGGTCGAAGGATTTATTACAGGGCTCCACAAATCTCCCTTCCATGGCTTCTCGGTAGAGTTTGCCGAACACCGGCTCTATAACACCGGCGAAACCACGCGACATATCGACTGGAAAGTGTTTGGGAAAACAGAAAAGCTGTTTGTTAAACGCTATGAAGAGGAAACAAACCTGCGCTGTCATTTATTGATTGATACCTCGTCGTCAATGTATTATCCCGAGGCCAACTACGGAAAGATGACGTTTAGCGTTATGGCATCCGCCTGTCTGGCCTACATGCTTCAACGCCAAAAAGATGCCGTCAGCCTGACAACATTTGCCGACCAGATTGATTTGCAGACGCAGGTGAAGTCGACGCCTTCGCATGTGCATAAGTTGTTCACTCAGCTGGATTTGCTCATGCAGCAACCCAAGCCGCTGCGCAAGACTTCAGCCGCCGATGTGATTCACCAGGTGGCGGAGAAGATCAACAAACGCTCGCTGGTGGTCATCTTTAGTGATATGTTCGACAACAGCGAAAAAGCGGACGCACTGTTTTCGGCCCTCCAGCACTTGCGTCATAACCTGCACGAAGTGCTGCTGTTTCACGTAACGGACAAAAGAACGGAAGAGGATTTCGCTTTCGATGAGCGTCCTTACGAGTTTATCGATCTGGAAACGGGCGAGAAAGTGAAACTTCAGCCAGGGCAAGTTCGCGAAACCTATCAACAAGCCGTTAAGACCTATTTTCAGGAATTGAAAATGCGCTGCGGTCAATATAAAATCGACTTCATTGAGGCTGATATTGCGCAGGGATTCGACCAGATTTTACAGGCTTACCTGGTGAAGCGCACGAAAATGAGGTAA